GGTGTAGTTGCACACGTACACGTCCAGCGTCACATAGCCGGACTCAGGCCAGGTGTGGATGGCCAGGTGCGATTCGGCCAGCACCACTGCGCCGGTGACGCCGCCGTCCTCGCCAAAACTGTGGAACAGCGAGCCGACGGTGGTCAGGCCGGCCTCGGCCACGCGCTCCTTGCAGAAATTTTCCAGATACTCGGCGTCCAGCATCAGGCGGCTGTCGCACAGGCAGCCGTAGAGGTCGCCGATCAAATGCAGCCCCGTGGCCTGGCGCTGCGGGGCAGGCGGGCGGATGGGGACGACGGACTGATAGTTCTTCATGGAGCAAACCCTTTCTTCGCTCAGGTTGAGCGTGGCAAACAACGGCTGGGCCAACAAGGGTCTGCCCCTCGCGGCGGTCGCCGACCGGCGCACTGCTCCAGCGTCCACGCACGAGGAAATGGGGGGGTGGGAAATGTCGATGAAGAGCCTGCTGGCCCTCTCGTCATTGCCGCGCCTTTGGTTTCCTGCAATGCGCCTGGGATGGACGCCTGACAGCGCTGACAGCAATCCGCTCGCAAGGCGAGCGTGACATTTTTGCAAACCCGCGATTATAGCAAAACGTCATATGCTTACGACAATTGTTACCGTGCCGTCGGCGCCCATCGGGGTTTGCCCCTATCATGGCCGGCTTGCCTGCGCGCCTGACAGGCCTTGCCATGCCCGCCGGGGTGGCCTGCGCGCCGGCGTCGCCCTCATCCCTTCCCATGTCCATCGCCGCGCCTGCCGATCCTGCCGCCTGCCGCCCCGTCGTGGAGCTGCGCAACGTCACCTTCGGGTATGGCGAGCGGGTGGTGCTGCGCGATCTGTCGCTCACGGTGCCGCGCGGCAAGGTCACGGCCATCATGGGCGCCTCGGGCGGCGGCAAGACCACGGTGCTGCGCCTGATCGGCGGCCAGCACCGCGCACAAGGCGGCCAGGTGCTGGTCGAGGGGCAGGATGTGGGCGCCATGAACGAAGCCCAGCTCTACGCCATGCGCCGGCGCATGGGCATGTTGTTCCAGATGGGCGCGCTGTTCACCGACATGAGCGTGTTCGACAACGTGGCCTTCCCGCTGCGCGAGCACACCGACCTGCCCGAAGCGCTGATCCGCGACGTGGTGCTGATGAAGCTCCACGCCGTGGGCCTGCGCGGCGCGCGCGACCTGACGCCGGGGCAGATCTCCGGCGGCATGGCGCGGCGCGTGGCGCTGGCGCGCTCGATTGCGCTGGATCCCGAGCTGGTCATGTTCGATGAACCCTTTGCCGGCCTTGATCCCATCTCGCTGGGCACGGCGGCGCAGCTGATCCGCCGCCTGAGCGCCAGCCTGGGCCTGACCAGCATCGTGGTCTCGCACGACCTGGACGAGACCTTCAAGCTGGCCGACCAGGTCATCATCCTCGGCCCGGGCAACGTGGCCGCGCAGGGCACGCCCGATGAAGTGCGTGCCAGCCAGGATCCGTTGGTGCATCAATTCGTGCGCGCCCTGCCCAGTGGGCCGGTGCCGTTTCACTACCCGGCCCCGGGCGTGGCCGAGGACTTCGGGGGCGCGCCATGAGCGGCTGGCAGCCGGCGCAGGGCGCACGCAAGCTGGGGCGCGCCGTGCGCCACAAGCTGGCCGACATCGGTGCCGGCGCGCGGCTGCTGGCGCGCCTGCTGCTGGCCAGCGGCCCGGCCCTGCGCCGCCCGGCGCTGGTGCGCGACCAGGTGCATTTCCTGGGCAACCATTCGCTGTCCATCATCGCTACCTCGGGCCTGTTCGTCGGCTTCGTGCTGGCGCTGCAAGGCTACAACGTGCTGCAGCTGTATGGCTCGGCCGATTCGCTGGGCCTGGTGGTCACGCTGGGCCTGGTACGCGAGCTGGGGCCGGTCATCACGGCGCTGCTGTTTGCCGGGCGCGCCGGCACCTCGCTCACCGCCGAGATCGGCCTGATGCGCGCCGGCGAGCAACTCGCTGCCATGGAGATGATGGCCGTTGATCCGCTGCGCCGCATCCTGGCGCCGCGCTTCATCGCCGGGCTGCTGGCCATGCCGCTGCTGGCGGCCGTCTTCAGCGCCGTGGGCGTGCTGGGCGGCTGGCTGGTCGGCGTGGTGCTGCTGGGCGTCGATGCCGGCGCCTTCTGGGGCCAGATGCAGGCCGGCGTCGATGTGCTGCAGGATGTGGGCAACGGCGTGGTCAAGAGCCTGGTGTTCGGCCTGGCCGTGACCTTCGTGGCGCTGCTGCAGGGCTGGGCGGCCCGGCCCACGCCCGAGGGTGTGTCGCGCGCCACCACGCGCACCGTGGTCGTGGCCTCGCTGGCGGTGCTGGCGCTGGACTTCATCCTCACGGCGCTGATGTTTCGCATCTGACCAGGCAGGCAGCAGCGCGCGGACAACGACAGGAAAATCCAAATGCAACACTCCAAGAACGATCTGTGGGTCGGCCTCTTCGTCGTGCTGGGCGCGGCGGCGCTGGTGTTTCTGGCGCTGCAGTCGGCCAACTTGCTGCAGCTGGACTGGCGCAGCGGCTACCAGCTCACGGCACGCTTCGACAACATCGGCGGCCTCAAGCCCAAGGCGGCCGTGCGCAGCGCCGGCGTAGTCGTCGGGCGCGTGCAGACCATCCAGTTTGACGACAAGACCTATCAGGCACAGGTGACGCTGGACATGGACAAACGCTACGTCTTCCCACGCGACAGCTCGCTGAAAATCCTGACCAGCGGCCTGCTGGGCGACCAGTACATCGGCATCGAGGCCGGCTACGAGGAAGCCCCGCTGGCCGATGGCGACACCATCACCGCTACCCAGTCGGCGGTGGTACTGGAAAACCTGATCGGCCAGTTCCTCTACGGCAAGGCCGAGGAAGGCGCCGCCTCCACCGCAAGCAAACCATGAACCACTCTGCAACCCTGGCCCCACCCGCTGCACGGCGCGGCCTGCGCCTGGCCACAGCCACCCTGGCGCTGGGCGCCCTGGCCGGCTGCGCCAGCGCCCCCGGCGTCCATCCGGCCCATCCGACCGACCCGCTGGAGCCCTACAACCGGGCCATGACCCGCTTCAACGACCGGCTCGACGACGCCGTGCTCAAGCCCGTGGCCACGCTGTACCGCGACGTGACGCCGCAGCCCGTGCGCACCGGCGTGGACAACTTCTTCGGCAACCTGGGCGATGCCTGGTCGTTCGTCAACAACGCGCTGCAACTGCGCGGGCGCGAAGCGCTGGAGAGCCTGGTGCGCTTCAACCTGAACACCGTGTTCGGCCTGGGCGGCGTGCTGGACATCGCCAGCGAGGCCGGCATCAGCCGCCACAAGCAGGACTTCGGCCTGACCCTGGGCCGCTGGGGCGTGCCCACCGGGCCTTATCTGGTGCTGCCGCTGCTGGGGCCATCGACGCTGCGCGACACCGCTGCGCTGCCGGTGGACTGGTGGGGCGATGCGCTGCGCCAGGTCGATCCAGTCTCGGCGCGCAACTCGCTGTATGCCTTCCGCATCGTCGAGCGCCGGGCCAATTTGCTGCGCGCCGAGGAGGTGCTCGACAGCATCGCCTTCGACCCCTACATCTTCACGCGCGACATCTACCTGGGCCTGCGCAGCGACCCCGACGCGCCGGCCCTGCGCTGGCGCAGCCGCCCGCTGGACGAGGATGCCGGCAAGCTGCCCGAAGACTATTGACACCACCGTGCGCCATGCGCGCATCCAGGAGCCCTGCCATGCTGCAACGCCGCCCCTTCATCACCGCCACGCTGGCCGCTGCCGCCTGGCTGAGCCTGCCGGCGCTGGCCCGCGCCGCCGCCGCCGAAGCCCCGGACGTCCTGATCCGGCGCCTGTCGGGCGAGGTGCTGGATGCCGTGCGTGCCGACTCGTCCATCAAGGCGGGCGACACCGCCCGCATCACCGAGCTGGTCAACCGCACCATCTTGCCGCACGTGAACTTCCGCCGCATGACGGCGGCCGCCGTCGGCCCGGCCTGGCGCGGCGCCACGCCCGAGCAGCAGTCCCGCTTGCAGGATGAGTTCAAGCAGCTGCTGGTGCGCACCTATGCCGGTGCGCTGGTGCAGGTCACCGACCAGAGCATCGTGGTGCGCCCGCTGCGTGCCGCCTCGGGCGACCGCGACGTGCTGGTGCGCACCGAGATCCAGGGCCGGGGCGACCCGGTGCAGCTGGACTACCGGCTGGAAAAGACCCCGGCAGGCGCCTGGCAGATCTACAACTTCAACGTGCTGGGCGTGTGGCTGGTCGATACCTACCGCAGCCAGTTCGCCCAGGAGGTGAACGCACGCGGCGTCGATGGCCTGATCGCCGCGCTGGCCGCGCGCAACCAGGGCGGCGGCAAGTGAGCGCAGGAGAGCGCAGGGGCGCGTCGTGCTGACGCTGCCCGCCGAGCTGACCTTCACCCAGGCGCGCGCCTGCGCGCAGCAGCTGGTGCAGGCGCTGCGCCAGTCCGGGCTGCCGGGGCAGGAGGGAGCGCCCCACGTTGTGCTGGACGCCAGCGCGCTGCAGGTGTTCGACTCATCGGCGCTGGCCGTGCTGCTGGAATGCCGCCGCGCCGCTCTGGCCCAGGGCCGGGCCTTGACCGTGCAGGCTATGCCCGAGGGCCTGCACAACCTGGCCGAGTTGTATGGGGTGCAGGAGTTGCTGACCCGGCGCTGACCTGGCCGGGCCTGTCGGAATTTTGCAAGAACGGCGCTTTCTCGGCGAAATGGCAGGTGCGCGTCGCGTTCGAGCAGGACGTGCCCATGCCCGGCAAACGCCCGGCGCCCGCCCACCCGGGCGCGCCTCCCAAGGTCAAAAATCCTGCCGGCTAGAATGCCCGGTTCACATGGCTGCAGTCTCTTTCCAATCCGTCTCCAAGATCTATCCCACGCCCAAGGGCCAGTTTCAGGCGCTCGACGACGTGAGCTTCCAGATCGAGGAGGGCGAATTCTTCGGCCTGCTCGGCCCCAATGGCGCGGGCAAGACCACGCTCATCAGCATCCTGGCCGGCCTGGCGCGCGCCTCCAGCGGCAGCGTCTCGGTGCTGGGCCATGACGTGCAGTCGCAGTTCGCTGCTGCGCGCCGCCAGCTTGGCGTGGTGCCGCAGGAGCTGGTGTTCGACCCCTTCTTCAACGTGCGCGAGACGCTGCGCCTGCAGTCCGGCTACTTCGGCGTGAAGAACAACGACGCCTGGATCGACGAGCTGCTGGACAACCTGGGCCTGGCCGACAAGGCCGGCGCCAACATGCGCCAGCTGTCGGGCGGCATGAAGCGGCGCGTGCTGGTGGCGCAGGCGCTGGTACACAAGCCGCCCATCATCGTGCTGGACGAGCCCACCGCCGGCGTCGATGTCGAGCTGCGCCAGACGCTGTGGCAGTTCGTCGCCCGCCTGAACCGCGAGGGCCACACGGTGCTGCTGACCACGCATTACCTGGAGGAGGCCGAGGCGCTGTGTACCCGCCTGGCCATGCTCAAGCGCGGGCGCGTGGTGGCGCTGGCACGCACCTCCGAGCTGCTGGGCGCGGCGTCCAGCAACGTGCTGCGCTTCAAGACCGACGACACGCTGCCGCTGCCGCTGGCCGGGCTGGCGCGCGTGACGGGCCGCGTGGCGCAATTGCCTGCCGCCGATGCCCAGGAGATCGAGCAGCACCTGTCGGCCCTGCGCGCCGCCGGCGTGCGCGTGGAGGACGTGGAAATCCGCAAGGCCGACCTGGAGGATGTGTTTCTGAACGTCATGGCGCAGGCCGCCGGCCAGGGCGGGGAGGGCAGGCCATGAGCGGCTGGCAGACGCTTTTTTACAAGGAAGTGCTGCGCTTTTGGAAGGTGAGCTTCCAGACCGTGGCCGCGCCGGTACTGACCTCGCTGCTGTATCTGCTGATCTTCGGCCATGTGCTGGAGGGGCGCGTGCTGGTCTATGACCGCCTGTCCTACACCGCCTTCCTGGTGCCGGGCCTGGTCATGATGGGCCTGTTGCAAAACGCCTTTGCCAACAGCTCGTCCAGCCTCATCCAGAGCAAGATCATGGGCAGCCTGGTGTTCATCTTGCTCACCCCGCTGTCGCACCGCGCCTGGTTTGCCGCCTACGTCGGCGCATCGGTGCTGCGCGGGCTGATGGTGGGTCTGGGCGTATTTCTCGCCACGCTGTTCTTTGCCGCGCCGCAGTTTGCCGCGCCGTGGTGGATCATCATCTTCGCCCTGCTGGGCGCGGCGCTGATGGGCACGCTGGGCGTGATCGCCGGCCTGTGGGCCGACAAGTTCGACCAGATGGCGGCCTTCCAGAACTTCATCATCATGCCCATGACGTTTTTGTCGGGCGTGTTCTATTCCATCCAGTCGCTGCCACCGTTCTGGCAGGCGGTGAGCCACCTGAACCCGTTTTTCTACATGATCGACGGCTTTCGCTACGGCTTCTTTGGCGTGAGCGACGTCTCGCCCTGGCTGAGTTTCGGCGTCGTCGGCCTGGCCTGGGCGCTGGTCAGCCTGCTGGCGCTGCAGCTGCTGCGCAGCGGCTACAAGATCCGCAACTGAGCCCCGCCTCGGCACCCGTTTCCCCGTTACTCCGTTACTCCGAAGGAGCCTGTCATGACCATGAATGCCGCCCAACTCAAGGACATCATTGCCGCCGGCCTGGAGTGCGAATACATCGAGCTGGACGGCGATGGCCGCCACTGGTTTGCCACCATCGTCTCGCCCGAGTTCGAGGGCAAGCGCCAAATCCAGCGCCACCAGCGCGTCTATGCCACCCTGGGCAGCCGCATGGCGACCGACGAGGTACACGCCCTGTCCATGAAGACGCTGACGCCGCAGGAGTGGCGCAGCGAGCAGACGCAGGCCTGATCCGGGGCTTGATCCAGGATTCCTGAAACTATTGTTTTGATAGCTGAAAGCGCTTGTCCAGCAAGGGCTACAGCCGTTTTTCGCCACAAATGACCCCGCACATCACCCTGGCCCTGTCCAAAGGCCGCATCTTCGAGGAAACGCTGCCGCTGCTGGCCGCTGCCGGCATCGAGGTGCTGGAAGACCCGGAAAAATCGCGCAAGCTGATCCTGCCCACCAACCGGCCCGAGGTGCGCGTGGTGCTGGTGCGCGCCACCGACGTGCCGACCTACGTGCAGTACGGCGGCGCCGACATCGGCGTGGCCGGCAAGGACTCGCTGATCGAGCACGGCGGCCAGGGGCTGTTTCGGCCACTGGATTTGCAGATCGCCAAATGCCGCGTCAGCGTCGCCGTGCGCGCCGACTTCGACTACGCGCAGGCCGTGCGCCAGGGCGCGCGCCTGAAGGTGGCGACCAAGTACACGGCCATCGCGCGCGACTTCTTCTCGGCCAAGGGCGTACACGTCGATCTGATCAAGCTCTACGGCAGCATGGAGCTGGCGCCGCTCACCGGCCTGGCCGACGCCATCGTCGATCTGGTCTCCACCGGCAACACCCTCAAGGCCAACCACCTGGTCGAGGTCGAGCAGATCATGGACATCAGCTCGCACCTGGTGGTCAACCAGGCGGCGCTGAAGCTCAAGCAGCAGCCCTTGAAGCGCATCATCGACGCCTTTGCCGCTGCCATCGCCGACACCGGCGCCGCCCGCTCGAATGGAGTTGCATGACTATGAAATTGCTAGCTGCTCCCGCACGCCTGTCAACGGTTTCAAGCACTTTTGATGCTGATCTTGCAGCGCGCCTGCACTGGTCTGCCGAGCAGGACGCGGCCATCGAGCAGCGCGTGGCGGACATCCTGGCCGACGTGCGTGCGCGCGGCGACGGGGCGCTGCTGGAGTACACCCAGCGCTTCGACGGCCTGCACGCGGGCAGCGTGGCCGAGCTGGCCCTGCAGCCCGATGAGCTGCGCGCCGCTTATCGCGGCCTGCCGCCCGAGCAGCAGCACGCCCTGACGAGCGCCGCCGAGCGCGTGCGCCGCTACCACGAGGCGCAAAAGCGCGCCAGCGGCGAGAGCTGGAGCTACCGCGATGCGGACGGCACGCTGCTGGGGCAGAAAGTCACGCCGCTCGATCGTGTCGGCATCTACGTGCCCGGCGGCAAGGCGGCGTATCCCAGCAGCGTGCTGATGAACGCCATCCCCGCGCAGGTCGCGGGCGTGGCCGAGATCGTCATGGTCGTGCCCACGCCGCAGGGCGCGAAAAATGCCCTGGTGCTGGCCGCCGCGCACATCGCCGGCGTGACGCGCGCCTACACCATCGGCGGCGCGCAGGCCGTGGCCGCGCTGGCCTATGGCACCGAAACCGTGCCCAGGGTGGACAAGATCACCGGCCCGGGCAATGCCTACGTAGCCAGCGCCAAGAAGCGCGTGTTCGGCCAGGTCGGCATCGACATGATTGCCGGCCCCAGCGAAATCCTGGTGCTGGCCGACGGCTCGACGCCGCCGGACTGGGTGGCGATGGACTTGTTTTCGCAGGCCGAGCACGACGAGCTGGCCCAATCCATCCTGCTGTGCCCGGACGCGGCCTACATCGACCAAGTCCAGGCCGCCATCGAGCGCCTGCTGCCCGAGATGCCGCGCGCGGCCATCATCGCCAGGAGCCTGTCCGACCGCGGCGCGCTGATCCACACGCGCAGCATGGAAGAAGCCTGCGAGATCTCCAACCGCATCGCGCCCGAGCACCTGGAAGTCGCCAGCCGCGAGCCGCACCGCTGGGAGCCGCTGCTGCGCCACGCCGGCGCCATCTTCCTGGGCGCCTACACCAGCGAATCCCTGGGCGACTACTGCGCCGGCCCCAACCACGTGCTGCCGACCAGCGGCACGGCGCGCTTTTCCTCGCCGCTGGGGGTGTATGACTTCCAGAAGCGCTCCAGCCTCATCGAAGTCAGCGAGCAGGGCGCCCAGACCCTGGGCCGCATCGCCAGCGTGCTGGCGCACGGCGAGGGCCTGCAGGGGCACGCGCGGGCGGCGGAGATGCGGCTGACGCAGCCGGCCAGCCGCTGAACCGGCCCTTGCCCGCCTGACTTGCCGTACAGGGTCTCCCATGTCCACCACTCAGCCCCCTCAGCCCACTGCCACAGTCCCCACCACCACGGCCGCCCTGCAGCGCATTCGCGCCGATGTGCGCGCCATGCAGGCCTACCACGTCGCGCCATCCGACGGCCTGCTCAAGATGGATGCCATGGAAAACCCATTCGCCCTGCCGCCCGAGCTGCAGCAGGCGCTGGGCGAGCGTCTGGGGCGGCTGGAGCTCAACCGCTACCCCGGTGCGCGCCAAGAAGACCTGAAGGCCGCCCTGGCGCAGCACGCCGGCGCGCCAGCGGGCAGCGCCCTGATCCTGGGCAACGGCTCGGACGAGCTGATCACGCTGCTGGCCCTGGCCTGCGCCCAGCCGGCGCACGGCAGCCGCGCCAAGGTGCTGGCGCCCATGCCGGGTTTTGTCATGTACCCCATGAGCGCGCAGCTGCAGGGGCTGGACTTCGTCGGCGTGCCGCTGACCGAGGACTTTGCGCTCGACGAGGCCGCCATGCTGGCCGCCATCGAAGAGCACCGCCCGGCCATCACCTACCTCGCCTACCCCAACAACCCCACGGCCACGCTGTGGGACGAGGCCGTGGTGCAGCGCATCATCGACGCCGCCGGCGCCCAGGGCGGCCTGGTGGTCATGGACGAGGCTTACCAGCCCTTTGCCAGCCGCTCGTGGATCGAGAACCTGCGCGGGCAGCCCGAGCGCAACGGCCATGTGCTGCTGATGCGCACGCTGTCCAAGTTCGGCCTGGCCGGCGTGCGCCTGGGCTATCTGATCGGCCCGGCGGCGCTGGTGGCCGAGATCGACAAGGTGCGTCCGCCCTATAACGTCAGCGTGCTCAACTGCGAGGCGGCGCTGTTCGCCCTGGAGCACGCCGAGGTCTTCGCCCGGCAGGCCGCCGAGCTGCGCACCCAGCGCGAGCTGCTGATCGAACGCCTGCGCGCCATGCCCGGCGTTGCGCGCGTGTGGGACAGCCAGGCCAACATGGTGCTGATCCGCGTGGCGGATGCCGCCCGCACCTTTGCCGACATGCGCGCGCGCAAAGTCCTTGTCAAGAACGTTTCTACAATGCACCCGCTGCTGGCCGGCTGCCTGCGCCTCACGGTGGGCAGCGCTGCGGAAAATGACCAGATGCTGGCAGCGCTTGAGGCTTCGCTATGACTTCTTCTGCTCTCGTTCCTTCCACATCCCCTGACCCGTTTGCCGAACGCACCGCCGAGGTGGCGCGCAGCACCGCCGAGACGCGCATCCGCGTGCGCATCAACCTGGACGGCACGGGCAAGTCGCGCCTGGCCACGGGCATCGGCTTCTTCGACCACATGCTCGAGCAGATCGCCCGCCATGGCCTGATCGACCTGGACATCGAGTGCGAGGGCGACCTGCACATCGACGGCCATCACACTGTGGAGGATGTCGGCATCACCCTGGGCCAGGCGTTTGCGCGCGCGCTGGGCGACAAGAAGGGCATCAGCCGCTACGGCCATGCCTACGTGCCGCTCGATGAGGCGCTGACGCGTGTGGTCATCGACTTTTCCGGTCGGCCGGGCCTGCATCTGCACATCCCGTTCACGGCAGCCAGCATCGGCGGCTTCGACACGCAGCTGACCTACGAATTCTTCCAGGGCTTTGCCAACCACGCCCAGGCCACGCTGCACATCGACAACCTCAAGGGCATCAACGCGCACCACCAGTGCGAGACGGTGTTCAAGGCCTTTGCCCGCGCGCTGCGCACGGCACTGGAGCGCGACGCACGCATGGCTGGCATCATCCCCTCGACCAAGGGCGCCCTCTGAAAATATAGGCAAAATAGCCTGAAACCCTTGTCCAGCCTGCGCTAGCAGCTATGAAAAAACAAGCAAACACCGTCGCCGTGGTCGATTACGGCATGGGCAATCTGCGCTCGGTGGCGCAGGCCGTGCAGGCGGCGGCGCAGGGGCTGGAGTGCCATGTGCTCATCACCTCGCGCCCCGAGGACGTGGCCGCCGCCGAGCGCCTGGTGCTGCCCGGCCAGGGCGCCATGCCCGACTGCATGGCCGAGCTGCGCGCCAGCGGCTTGCTGCAGGCGCTGCTGGAGGCGGCGCAGCACAAGCCGCTGTTCGGCGTGTGCGTGGGGATGCAGATGCTGCTGGAGCACAGCGCCGAGGGCGATACGCCCGGCCTCGCCCTGATCCCCGGCGAGGTGGTCAAGTTCGACCTGGCCGGCCGCACCCAGCCCGACGGCAGCCGCTGCAAGGTGCCGCAGATGGGCTGGAACCGCGTGCGCCAGGCGCGCCACACGGGCCAGGCGCACCCGCTGTGGGCCGGCGTGCCGGACAACAGTTTTTTCTATTTCGTACACAGCTTCTATGCCCGCCCGCGCGACAGCGCACATGTCGCCGGCGAGGCCGACTATGGCGGGCCGTTCGCTGCCGCCATCGCACGCGATAATGTTTTTGCCACCCAGTTCCACCCGGAAAAGAGCGCGGCCCACGGCCTGCAGCTCTATCGCAATTTCTTGACCTGGAAACCCTGACCCTTGTCCTGTCCGCTCCGGCCCGCCGGCGCCTTCTCTCCACGACCATGCTGCTCATTCCCGCCATCGACCTCAAGGACGGCCACTGCGTTCGCCTCAAGCAAGGCGACATGGACCAATCGACCACCTTCGGCGAAGACCCTGCCGCCATGGCCCGGCGCTGGCTCGATGCCGGCGCGCGCCGCCTGCATCTGGTTGATCTCAATGGCGCCTTTGCCGGCCAGCCCAAGAACAAGGCGGCCATCAAGTCCATCCTGGCCGAGGTCGGCGAGGACATCCCCGTGCAGCTGGGTGGCGGCATCCGCGACCTGGACACCATCGAGCGCTACATCGACGCCGGCATCTCCTACGTCATCATCGGCACCGCCGCCGTGAAGAACCCCGGCTTTCTGAAGGACGCCTGCAGCGCCTTTGCCGGCCACATCATCGTCGGCCTGGACGCCAAGGACGGCAAGGTGGCCACCGACGGCTGGAGCAAGCTCACCGGCCACGAGGTGGTCGATCTGGCCCGGAAATTCCAGGACTGGGGCGTCGAGTCCATCATCTACACCGACATTGGCCGCGACGGGATGCTCAGCGGCATCAACATCGAGGCCACGGTGCGGCTGGCGCAGGCGCTCACGATTCCCGTGATCGCCTCGGGCGGCCTGGCCGGCCTGGCCGACATCGAGCGCCTGTGCGCGGTCGAAGGCGAGGGCGTCGAGGGCGTGATCTGCGGGCGCGCCATCTACTCGGGCGACCTGGACTTTGCCGCCGCCCAGCAGCGTGCCGACGAGCTGACGGCCTGAGCGGCCCCGGCCCGCCGCGCCTTTTCCCCTCCCGTCCGGGCCTTGCGCGCCCGGGCCGTTTTCACCCCATCGGAGCCGCCTGCCCATGCTGGCCAAACGCATCATCCCCTGCCTGGACGTGACCGGAGGCCGGGTCGTCAAGGGCGTCAATTTCGTCGAACTGCGCGACGCCGGCGACCCGGTGGAGATCGCCGCGCGCTACAACGAGCAGGGCGCCGACGAGCTCACCTTCCTGGACATCACCGCCACCAGCGACGGGCGCGACCTGATCCTGCCCATCATCGAGGCCGTGGCCAGCCAGGTCTTCATCCCGCTCACCGTGGGCGGCGGCGTGCGCAGCGTGGCCGACGTGCGCCGGCTGCTCAATGCCGGTGCCGACAAGGTCAGCTTCAACTCGGCCGCCATCCAGACGCCCGAGGTCATCGACGAGGCCAGCGGCAAGTACGGCGCGCAGTGCATCGTCGTGGCCATCGATGCCAAGCGCCGCCAGGGCGGCGAGGTGGCCGAGCGCGGCGAAGGCTGGGATGTCTATAGCCACGGCGGGCGCAGGAACACCGGCATGGATGCCGTGCAATGGGCTGCCGAGATGGCGCGGCGCGGCGCCGGCGAAATCCTGCTGACCAGCATGGATCGCGACGGCACCAAGAGCGGCTTCGACCTGCAGCTCACGCGCGCCGTGAGCGATGCGGTGGAGGTGCCGGTCATCGCCTCGGGCGGCGTGGGCAATCTGGATCACCTGGCCGATGGCGTGAGCGAGGGCGGGGCGGACGCCGTGCTGGCGGCCAGCATCTTCCACTACGGCGAGTTCACCGTGCGCCAGGCCAAGGAGCATCTGCGCGCGCGCGGCATCCCGGTGCGGCTGTGACTGCAAGCGGATTGCCGGCCGTGTTTCAAGCCGTATTTCAAGCCAAATCGGCTGCAAACCCTTGTCTGGCAAGCGGTGGCAGCTATCATTTTTGATGATGAACAGGATTCCATGAACGCTGCTGATGACACCTGTGCCTGGCTGGATCGGGTGCGCTGGGACGAGCGCGGCCTGGTGCCGGCCATCGCTCAGGAGGCCGGCAGCGGCGACGTGCTGATGCTGGCCTGGATGAACCGCGAGGCGCTGCAAAAGACCGCCGAGCTGGGCCGCGCCGTGTACTTCAGCCGCTCGCGTGGCAAGCTGTGGTTCAAGGGCGAGGAGTCGGGCCACGTGCAG
This portion of the Melaminivora jejuensis genome encodes:
- the hisI gene encoding phosphoribosyl-AMP cyclohydrolase; the encoded protein is MNAADDTCAWLDRVRWDERGLVPAIAQEAGSGDVLMLAWMNREALQKTAELGRAVYFSRSRGKLWFKGEESGHVQTVHEIRLDCDADVVLLRVTQQGHDPAIACHTGRHSCFFSVLRDGQWQAVDPVLKDPASIYN